tcagcaacaacacccaaaAGCTCCTCCGTCAACCACGTCTTCCTCCCATTCCGAAACGCAATCCCATgcaccaccttcaccgccTCCGCTTGTCTCCCCTGAGAGAGCAAAAACTTGGGTGATTCCAACAGGTCGAAAATGAAGAATCTCGTGACAAACATGCCAAAGGTGATTACCCCGATGCTAAAAACAAAGCACCGCCACCCCTCGTCGACAGGCCAGTGAGCAATAAAAAACCAGGCGGCTATCGAGGAGAATAGCTGGCCTATTGGCCACCAGACCGACAGCAGGGTCAACAGCGAGCTTGAGGCGTCGGGGAGGAATTCGAGAAATAGTGCGCCGTCGACAGGGAGGTTACCCCCTACCCCGAAACCGAGGGCCGCATACGTCAAGCAGACGGCCGGCCAGGTCGGTGCCCAGGCCGAGGCGATGCcaaagagggaggtgatgagaagCGTGGCGTTGAAGGCGATGCGGCGGCCGATGATGTCGGACCCAATCCCCCAGACGAAGCTGCCTAGGCAGAGGCcgatgaagagggaggaggtggtgtaccGGATGTCGGCTTCAGAAACACCAAACTCggcagagagggaggggagggtgagggcgatCCCCTGGAAGGTGTCAGTATTAACCTCTTTCGGGAGTGGCGGAAACAGTTGTGAGATACCTGCATCCATAAACTACCATCCCGTCAGCACTCTCCCGTTTCATCATCTTGTGTGTAGTAAAGAACTCACTTATCAgcaaaccacccaaacccacAGAGCACAAACAACTGCCAGTTGtacctccccatcccgatGTCCTGTATAGCTTTGTTCACCAGCCTAGAtttcacttttttttttctttttcttcagcaACTTTCTCactttccccccctctcaaGTTCACTCACTCTCAtattcccccctcccagctgccgtccttttcccaccaccagccctgACCTCACGTCTCAAGCTCCCAATCGTGTACTCCCTCTCAGCAGCCGTCATGCCCAGTAGTTCCCCAGAAGAGCTGCTTCGTCGAAGTAACACGCCTGTTCCTTCatcacgaccaccaccaccctctaggtcatcatcatcatcatcatcatcatcatcgttatcatcatcatctttttGGGTATCCTCAGCGGTGTCATCCGTGGAGGTGAGTCTTGACCGGTAAGAATGACTGTGTAAATGCGCCTCTGACAGTGGAATAAGGACATTatcgatggtgttgatcaCCACGCCGGGTGGTAGTGGCGGTGCGGGGTCCAGGAAAAACGTTGAGATTGTGCGTAGCATtttcttgaggttgttgttgttgttgttactcccaaaaaagggggggggttgttgttgtgaggTGAGGCGGGTACCGTTTATTGAACGAAACATGCACGGTGTGCTCTGCAGCTTCAGAAATTTGACCGCCAATCTGAAGGATCAGAAAAGGGGGTTTTGCCGAGTCAGGAGAAAGGGGCTAAACTGAGATGTCAGATTGTCAAAAGGTGTGAGGAAACAATATTTCGAGGCTGGAGTTAAGGCTTGAGGCGGCTGGGCTTGAAGCTGTGCTGTGGTGAACCAAGAACGTCCTTGTGACCGTTTCTCGAACCGTTCCAGGATTCGGGCAAAGCGACAGGGCGGGGCCGGATCGGATCCGCTGTGGGTAGGGTTGGTGCAGAAATGTCTAGGCCAAGaaactcactcactcaccactcactcactcaccactcactctcaccaaaacctcagcaacatcaaAACTGCCATTTCATCACATCACTGCACCAAGGTAGTAGATCGTTCAGCGGTGAAAATGAACTCAAGCCCCCAAATGAAGGCCCTCTCCCCAAATCCTGTCCAACGTCGGGTGATTTTGATGCTTTGCGACAGCTCAGTTCTTTTCCGCACTGTGGCACGGTGTCCAGTAGACCACCGACGGAACACACGTCCCTGGATTCCGCCAGTGTGGAAGTTAGGAGCTTTTCCCATGCGAACAGCAATGAAACACTGCCAGCAGCTCGCGTGATATCGTTTTGTAATCCGAAAAAGAAACAGCTAAAGAGACCCCTAAGTGTTATCCCATCAGATGTTTTGAAATGGCGGCGAAAAACAGTTCAGCTGTGACATCTGATCCCTCCTGCGCTCGAGGGAAGTGATCCCCACCAATCCGCCCCGGCCTAACCATTTATCCCCCAAGCTACGCCGTCGTCCCATACCCAAAACTGTGACTTTTACCCCTGACCAATGTTGACCCCactctgcctcctcctctcccacccacccGTGGTAGCAAttccgagtttgaggatgagtGCTGAACAACCATGACAATCCCACCCGCATTTTGAGTGTCGCTCCCCCCTTTTATTCTCCCTCGTGTCGTGTGCGTTCGATATTTTCCATTCTCTAGCGACTGCAAGACTGCAAAGTTGAAGTGACCCGCGTGCTGTATGCTGTTCTATTGGAAGTGCGGGTTCGAGACCCGGATTATATACTGCGTCCCTGATAGCAAATACCCTCCATTCTACCCTGTCATGATCTGGGAGCGTCATATTCCTCCCCGTATTACATTATTATTCTTCTCTGTGCACCTGTCCAAGTTCTTTAACCCTTGCATCCTAATCCCATTTCCGCTTCTTGAACACAAGTTGAGCACCATCCTAGCACAATCAGCATCGTATCAACATAAGCATCAGGATAGCAACACTTACCATGGGGAACAGGGTGGCAAAcaccttgatctcctcggACCTAGGCGTCGCATGGTGCGTCCAGTCTAGCTCCAACGACGCCTTGCCAATCATGCCCGCAAAAGACATGGGCACATATCTCCTCGCAAGACAGTCGTGAGGGCCAgccccaaacaccaaccagTTCTTGGTCTTCGTCTCGGCATCGCCCGTGATCCACCTGTCAGGGTCAAAATACTCGGGGTTGGGGTACACCGCTGGGTCGTGGAGTGCCGGGTAGCACGAGGGGATGATCATGGACCCCTTGGGGACCGTGTAGTCAGGTGTGACCGGAAAGTCCTTGAGAGCCAGGTAGGGGACAAAAATGACGGGCGGTCTCCAGCGGAGCAGCTCCTTGACGACCGCGTTGGTGTAGGTGAGTGATTCGATCATTTCGAGGTCAAAAGGCTTGGTCCTGTCACCCCCGCGCGCAGCCAGGTTTTCCTCCCGCACCTTGTCGAGCACATCCGGTCGTTGAGCAAGAATCTGGAACATCCAAGTGGTGGCGCTGCTCGAGGCATCCTGTGAagcgaagaggaaggtgaaCAGAGTCTCCGAGATCTCCATGTTGGTGAACTCGCGGATCAAGTTCGCCGGCTTCTccactccttcttccccggcgGAAATTCTTTCGCGGTATCTGTTGGATTCGAGCATGTTGAGGACCCAATGGTCAATGGTGCAGATCGGGGCGGCATCGGTGGCCATGTTCTTCTTGCAGGCACCAGCAGCGCGTGCAAACTCCTCGTGAACCTCATCGGCCACCTTCTTGCCGATCCATTGCTTGGTAAATGGGATGTACATGGAAAAGGGAACATTGACCAGCTCCATGGCAGCAGTGACCTTGTAAAAGTCGTCGGCGATTCGCTTGACAGCGTCCTCGGAGATGTAGTCGCCGAAGAAGGTGCGCAGAGAAAGGGCGCATTGGATTTCGCGAAACGACGTCATGAAAGCCGTTGGCTTGCCGTTGTTGGCTTCGCTGATGGCCACAAACCTATCGAAATACTCGCCCAGCACCTTTTCTTGGACTGGCAGGTAAGTCGACAGGGCCTTGCTGGTAAACAAAGGCGCCAGTCCCCGACGAAACTCGACATGGACCTTGCCGGTGAGGAAGACCCAGGCCTTGTGGCTCAGGAGGTCCTTTGCAATGGGGACAATGCATGGCTCGGTATACTGGGGCGACTTGAATACTTTGTGGGCGAGATCGCGGTCGGAAGCAAGGACAACGAATCTGGGGCAAAAGTGTGTCAGCGTTGGGGTTAGCAatgacaaaagaaacaaaaaaaaaacatacttGTGGAAGACGGAAACACAGCTGAGGGGCCCGCTTGCCCACTGGGCCAGATAACCGTCGAATTTGGGGTCGAGGGCCTGCAAGAAGGGTCCCATGAAGGGAATCTTGAAGCTGGGGCCAGCAATGGATCCTTTGCGGTAAATGTACATGACCTGGTCGTAGACCACCAGACCGAGAAAAATGGTCACCACATATTGCCAAGTCTCCCACCCTTTGAGGCAGCTCGTTGCAAGCCCAATGACCGATGATGGCTTCAGGTTATGAATCAGCTTCTCAGGCTGGCCATACGAGGAGGAATTGACAGGGTCAGCCATgttgccggtggtgttgctggaggaAGTCCCagttggttggtgggggcaAAGTGCGGGTTCGGGGGAAAACCTTCAGGGAAAATAGAAGAAAAAATTAATGGGCGCGCCATGTTCATTTATTATATGCGGACGGACATCCGCGGCAGTCAAAATAACAGCAGCTTAATCACAACCGTCCCCCTCGAAAGAAACAAACGGCGACTCCAAATTGGAAGGCAGGAACGTTGTGCTTCGACTTTGCGAACTGTGAAAGGAGGAGCGAGGTGTCCAAAAGAGGACTAGTCTCCGAATGTTGCACATGCCAAGCCGGACGCTATCTCACCCTCCTTGGCCGACGTTTGGCTGAACAGTTCGGTGAGCTGCGCACTGTGTCGGCGGCGTCTAGTCCTCTTTTGGAATTCTGCTGGTCAGTATATACGCGGGAAGTCGCGGGGGACATTGCACACATTGCATGCTGACCAAACCACAGACAGAGATTTTCGAACCGCCTGGgatctctcttctcttttttgaTTGCTCAATTCCCCCGTTCGACTTGCCCTGCCTCTCACAACCATGCGCCACACGCTCCGGCGGTCGTGCTCTGCATGCGCAAAGTCCAAACACAGCTGTGATCTTGGCACTCCCCGCTGCTCCCGCTGTGTCAAACGCAAGGTCCAGTGTTTGTATGCAAATGAACCCTTGACTGCCCCTCAAAAGAAGAcaatcatcctcccccttggCACCAGGTTCTCGTCTGTTGATCCTTTCGAGTCCTACCCGCAGACCAGACTGCCCCGAGGCCACGTCCAGCGTCTCATTCACAGCTTTCTCCACAAGATTGCCTTTCAATACTACCCTCTGGATCTCAGCCCAACCTCGAACCCCTTTCTGGTGTCTTGGTGGCCCCAAGCGCTCGGTGATCCAGCCCTGTTTCACGTCTCACTACAGACGGCATGcctcgacgaggagctgCTGGCCCAGAGGGGGTTTCAGGCTTCGACGGTGCTCATGGCTGATTCAGTGGCATTGCTGCGCCGAAAGGTCGAAGACTCGGCTCTTGCAGTCCAAGACGGGACCATGAACTCTGTTATCACGCTGGCGGCTATCGAGGTGAGCCATTGCCATCACTTGTATCGGCCTATTGGCTAATTGCCCTGGCCAGTTTGGGAAAGGCAACACGAGGGTCAGTGAGATGCATGTGGCTGGAGTCAAGAGACTGGTTGACCTACGAGGCGGCATCAGCTCTGTAAGGCGAACGAGTCCACTTACAGCGAGGATGGTCAGTTGGTGAGTTTTTCTCTTCATTCACCCACAGCACATCGTACCTCTGACTCTGCCAGGGTATCACTGCTCGTCATGGGCCATCCACAATTCGACACTCAAGATGACGCCGGCATTGGAGACGGCATACCTCCAATACCAGAATGGCGGCTGGACTTGCCCATTCTCGAGGACCGACTTGGCAACCTCAATATCGACTATCCCGTCAAGAACGTTCTCACACGCCTTCGCTGCGTTTTTGAACGGGCACAATCCGCCCCATTCCCCAACACACGACTGCACGACCTCACATGCTTTGCAGTACACCGTCTCTTGCTCACCGCCGCTGGGGCCCATGTATCATCGCCCACAACCGAGTGCATCCGTTACGGCATTGTTCTCTACATGTTCATCATCCAGGGGCCAACCTACTTCTCCCACGCCGCGCTCATGAACAAACTGGTCACCAACTTGAGGCAACACctcgagcagcagcaattcGAGTTCGCAGCACACCAAGACGTCAACGTCTGGCTTGCCGCAGTCGGGCTGGTAGCCTCCGCCAACAATACGGCTCACTACGAGTGGTTCGCCGAACGAGCACGGGCGGCATCGGCTTCGTTGCAATTACGCAGCTGGACCGACACACTATCTTGCATCAAGAGGGTGCTCTGGCTCGAGAGGGTACACAGCGAAGGCATTTTCCGACCACATTGGGACATGTTTTTTATATCAAGCCACAATGATGTGACCACTACAGATATCAGCCAGCCGACAACGCCCCGTTCACTAGTAGCGATACGGTCACTGCCAAGGGGATCACCGCCAGGGAAAAAGCAGAGCGGTGTTGTGACTAGCAGTATGGATGTCATAGGTTTTGGGTAGACATTTGGGCTTTaatgaagagaaaaaaaaaccgtcTGACCCTACTACTAGTTTCATGCTGCTTGAAAAAAACTTTAAATTTGACATATGTAGGATAAGGTAATATCTCTCTAGTGGTATCCCTATATCGATCAGTTGTTTTGAAaacccctcaccatccccccccttcccccaatcCCATTTTCAACCCGACGCCAGCGGAACCCTACTCGCCCTACTAccatcccccatctcaacctcccacctcccttccttttctccccTAACCCTAACCACGACCTCCACATCCCGCTTGGGATTTAAAACAGTAACCGGATCAGCAAACTCCAACCccggcttctcctcccactctgTCCCCTCAGCAGGGTGGATATCAGTCCTGACAACCAGCATAGCCACCAAAATCAATATCTCCGTTGCGGCGAACTGCCTGGCAGGACAGAGATGCGGCGGGGCGCCCCAAGCAAGAAAATCCGCACCGCCCCTTTTGAGATTTGGATCCATGAACCGCTCAGGAACGAAATCTCGAGCGGTCGGGCCGTAGGTGGATTGGGAGTAGTGAATTGCGTGGCCTGGCATCTGGAGGTAGTTCCCTTCCTTCAGCAAAACCTTGCCGCTGTCCAAAAGAGTGTTGGTTGTGACTTTCCGGATGGCGGCGTGGATGTGTCTTGTCCGTTGGGTTTCTTgaaaggtggagaggaggagcgggCATGAGGTTTTGAGGTTGGTCAGGTTGAGGATGTGACGAGggccggaggtggtgatggcaaaAGTGAGGATTTCGGAGCGGATCGAGGACAAAAGAGCAGGCCGGGAAAAAATCTCGTAGATGGTCCAGAAAAAGGTCGGGACTGTGTTGGAGAGCATTCCTATTGGGAGTGTGGCTTGTTGTTTGGAGGCTTCTGACACGGAAAGGCcagaggagaggaggcacTGCCAGcgggtgaggaagagggaggaggtgtccggggggatggaggtgcAGTATTTTGCGTGGGCGGCAAAGACGACGGCTCGGGCATGGTAGCCGTGGGAGAGGATGTCAAAGTTGATTCCTGAGATGTGGGCTGATAGGTGGGCGTGCCAGGccctgggggaggaggatgtcagCAAGGGTtgacgagggagggagaggggggttaggTGTGTACCAAAAAGCTTCATAAACCTTGTCATCGAGAAACGGGTGTTGATTCCCATAAACACCACAGCTACTCGCCTGCGTGATAGCAAACCTCGCCCACTCGAGCagtttgatttttttttctttcccatccccaagcaAGAGATCCAAATCAACCAGTACCCGCTGTGCCATCCTCATATTCATCTCATCCAGCTGCGGCCCGGGAGCCAGACTCGTCTTCATGACATGGCTAAACTCAGTAATGAGATCAGTCTCACGAAACAACCTGTCAGTCTCATCATT
The sequence above is a segment of the Podospora pseudocomata strain CBS 415.72m chromosome 2 map unlocalized CBS415.72m_2, whole genome shotgun sequence genome. Coding sequences within it:
- a CDS encoding uncharacterized protein (EggNog:ENOG503NUH8; COG:S), which produces MFRSINGTRLTSQQQPPPFFGSNNNNNNLKKMLRTISTFFLDPAPPLPPGVVINTIDNVLIPLSEAHLHSHSYRSRLTSTDDTAEDTQKDDDDNDDDDDDDDDDLEGGGGRDEGTGVLLRRSSSSGELLGMTAAEREYTIGSLRREVRAGGGKRTAAGRGEYETIQDIGMGRYNWQLFVLCGFGWFADNLWMQGIALTLPSLSAEFGVSEADIRYTTSSLFIGLCLGSFVWGIGSDIIGRRIAFNATLLITSLFGIASAWAPTWPAVCLTYAALGFGVGGNLPVDGALFLEFLPDASSSLLTLLSVWWPIGQLFSSIAAWFFIAHWPVDEGWRCFVFSIGVITFGMFVTRFFIFDLLESPKFLLSQGRQAEAVKVVHGIAFRNGRKTWLTEELLGVVADDGHRGSTGHPHQPRRLSTLAIVRSHLLSTSRLKPLFATRRLGATTCLIWLTWATIGMGYPLFNAFLPQYLSHSSPDSSSSSSSSSVYTSIILYSLTGIPGSVLAYHLVDSPLPFLGGRKGTLATSTLVSAVGLFAFVRWGRNEVLRVVFSCVEAFSQNIMYGVLYAYTPEIFPAPVRGSAVGVASFLNRVMGLLAPVVAARMGSDGEKGNDGPVMVAGVLILAAFGAVVGLRVETRGGQRL
- a CDS encoding uncharacterized protein (EggNog:ENOG503PB8N; COG:Q); translated protein: MADPVNSSSYGQPEKLIHNLKPSSVIGLATSCLKGWETWQYVVTIFLGLVVYDQVMYIYRKGSIAGPSFKIPFMGPFLQALDPKFDGYLAQWASGPLSCVSVFHKFVVLASDRDLAHKVFKSPQYTEPCIVPIAKDLLSHKAWVFLTGKVHVEFRRGLAPLFTSKALSTYLPVQEKVLGEYFDRFVAISEANNGKPTAFMTSFREIQCALSLRTFFGDYISEDAVKRIADDFYKVTAAMELVNVPFSMYIPFTKQWIGKKVADEVHEEFARAAGACKKNMATDAAPICTIDHWVLNMLESNRYRERISAGEEGVEKPANLIREFTNMEISETLFTFLFASQDASSSATTWMFQILAQRPDVLDKVREENLAARGGDRTKPFDLEMIESLTYTNAVVKELLRWRPPVIFVPYLALKDFPVTPDYTVPKGSMIIPSCYPALHDPAVYPNPEYFDPDRWITGDAETKTKNWLVFGAGPHDCLARRYVPMSFAGMIGKASLELDWTHHATPRSEEIKVFATLFPMDGAQLVFKKRKWD
- a CDS encoding uncharacterized protein (COG:S; EggNog:ENOG503P67Q), whose protein sequence is MRHTLRRSCSACAKSKHSCDLGTPRCSRCVKRKVQCLYANEPLTAPQKKTIILPLGTRFSSVDPFESYPQTRLPRGHVQRLIHSFLHKIAFQYYPLDLSPTSNPFLVSWWPQALGDPALFHVSLQTACLDEELLAQRGFQASTVLMADSVALLRRKVEDSALAVQDGTMNSVITLAAIEFGKGNTRVSEMHVAGVKRLVDLRGGISSVRRTSPLTARMVSWVSLLVMGHPQFDTQDDAGIGDGIPPIPEWRLDLPILEDRLGNLNIDYPVKNVLTRLRCVFERAQSAPFPNTRLHDLTCFAVHRLLLTAAGAHVSSPTTECIRYGIVLYMFIIQGPTYFSHAALMNKLVTNLRQHLEQQQFEFAAHQDVNVWLAAVGLVASANNTAHYEWFAERARAASASLQLRSWTDTLSCIKRVLWLERVHSEGIFRPHWDMFFISSHNDVTTTDISQPTTPRSLVAIRSLPRGSPPGKKQSGVVTSSMDVIGFG
- a CDS encoding uncharacterized protein (COG:Q; EggNog:ENOG503NWYT); amino-acid sequence: MINMINMITTILYALLAVVSLAYLADYLLAWNDDPKEPPRLRARIPLIGHLIGIIVSGPSYHSVIRNDETTEIYTLGILNYKLYTSVSTRLLPLIQRQSRALSFRPMIQTVARKWGDANDETDRLFRETDLITEFSHVMKTSLAPGPQLDEMNMRMAQRVLVDLDLLLGDGKEKKIKLLEWARFAITQASSCGVYGNQHPFLDDKVYEAFWAWHAHLSAHISGINFDILSHGYHARAVVFAAHAKYCTSIPPDTSSLFLTRWQCLLSSGLSVSEASKQQATLPIGMLSNTVPTFFWTIYEIFSRPALLSSIRSEILTFAITTSGPRHILNLTNLKTSCPLLLSTFQETQRTRHIHAAIRKVTTNTLLDSGKVLLKEGNYLQMPGHAIHYSQSTYGPTARDFVPERFMDPNLKRGGADFLAWGAPPHLCPARQFAATEILILVAMLVVRTDIHPAEGTEWEEKPGLEFADPVTVLNPKRDVEVVVRVRGEKEGRWEVEMGDGSRASRVPLASG